Proteins encoded by one window of Dreissena polymorpha isolate Duluth1 chromosome 11, UMN_Dpol_1.0, whole genome shotgun sequence:
- the LOC127849833 gene encoding uncharacterized protein LOC127849833, producing MTRAGLPTNPYPIPKDGMCTLPYSQAFTYGRHFPDYNWKCQDTEFTNLPYPKEKIDGLLGTEQYIDFRDTLKVTGSCVDFNDDFAKELGGQNPYYTWESMCKMKRYPVNVVWAKPDGVVVPPHFMGLNNGLLPCHVLPGQHLYDIDCIHPWSDNPKVADIGLARRLQRFANRWTETKRHLCLYGYMYNPAYVCKPSGYMTRYVLVYSPHLHLIFKAAIPDVPTSFVSPWKMKYFGMQQKYAFPQGIIFVVTREMLAQPGAQ from the exons ATGACACGTGCGGGCTTGCCAACAAACCCATACCCGATACCAAAAGACGGCATGTGCACCCTGCCCTACTCCCAGGCGTTCACGTACGGGCGACACTTCCCCGACTATAACTGGAAATGCCAGGACACGGAATTCACCAATCTTCCATACCCCAA aGAAAAAATTGACGGCCTTTTAGGTACGGAGCAATACATCGACTTCCGAGACACGCTTAAAGTGACCGGCTCATGCGTGGACTTTAACGACGATTTTGCAAAGGAACTTGGAGG ACAAAATCCCTACTACACGTGGGAGTCCATGTGCAAGATGAAGCGCTACCCAGTGAACGTGGTCTGGGCAAAGCCCGACGGGGTCGTGGTGCCCCCGCATTTCATGGGCCTGAATAACGGCCTCCTCCCATGTCACGTGCTTCCTGGCCAACATCTGTACGATATCGACTGCATCCATCCGTG GTCCGACAACCCCAAGGTCGCAGACATAGGACTGGCCAGGCGGCTGCAGCGCTTTGCCAACCGCTGGACCGAAACCAAACGCCATTTGTGTCTCTATGGATACATGTACAACCCGGCATACGTCTGTAAACCATCGGGCTATATGACGCGCTATGTGTTGGTCTATTCTCCGCATCTCCACCTAATATTTAAGGCGGCTATTCCAGACGTGCCGACGTCGT TTGTCTCGCCATGGAAAATGAAATACTTTGGAATGCAGCAAAAATATGCATTCCCACAGGGTATAATATTTGTTGTTACCCGAGAGATGCTAGCTCAACCGGGTGCACAGTAG